A part of Palaemon carinicauda isolate YSFRI2023 chromosome 8, ASM3689809v2, whole genome shotgun sequence genomic DNA contains:
- the LOC137645168 gene encoding uncharacterized protein, with the protein MNPIADALSRNMLAAIQLGLYYHGLAEAQRQDPEYQACRTSCTSFRWEDVPLDDFTTTLLCDVYCILVDCEYGFLLPCTDFIHGLSHPSHHSTALLLKTKFIWHGITKDAKDWAPTHITRTSLSGYRIDCSTRCPEAILMETARSTSSNLLHITPHQKTAYNPAGNGMVKLFHRTLKAVLMSRCKDSNWFSQLPLVFLGIKTTPKDALDISAAEMTYKTPTKHHIPTDLHSATHVFLRNDTIKSPLMHPYTDSFLSIQRNPKAFLPIIRGKEDWVCIEHLKPAYLLPDDPPTVRLSRAGRPI; encoded by the exons atgaatcccattgccgatgccctgtcaagaaacatgttggctgccattcaactgggattgtattACCATGGTTTGGCTGAAGCTcaaagacaggatccagagtatcaagcatgtaggacatcctgcacatccttccgttgggaagacgtcccccttgacgacttcaccaccaccctcctctgtgacgtctacTGTATACTGGTAGACTGCGAatatggattcctgctcccatgcactgatttcattcatggacTTTCACATCCTTCCCACCATTCTACTGCactgctgctgaagacgaagttcatttggcacggcattactaaggatgctaaggattgg gcgcctacccacatcacaaggacatcgttatctggtTACcgcatcgactgctccactcgttgtcctgaagccattctcatggaaactgcaaggtcaacctcat cgaatctcctgcaCATCACCCCacatcagaaaacggcctacaacccggctggcaatggaatggttaaactttttcatcgcaccctcaaagcagttttgatgtcccgctgcaaggactccaattggttctctcagcttcccttggtcttcCTGGGAATAAAGACCACCCCTAAAGACGCtctggacatctcggcagctgaaatg acttacaagactCCAACgaaacatcacataccgacagacttgcactctgcaacgcacgtcttcctacgcaacgacactatcaAGTCACCGCTAATGCACCCTTACACGGACAGTTTCCTTTCGAtccaacgcaatccgaaagcattcctacctattattcggggcaaagaagactgggtctgcaTTGagcatctaaaacctgcttatctcctaccagatgacccacctacagttcgcctctctagagcaggacgccctatttaa